One region of Mycolicibacterium insubricum genomic DNA includes:
- the ybeY gene encoding rRNA maturation RNase YbeY codes for MTIEVSNESGVDVSEEELISVARFVIAAMEVNPGAELSMILLDSEAMADLHLRWMDLPGPTDVMSFPMDELEPGGRPDAGEPGPAMLGDIVLCPPFAAEQAKAAGHPLAHELALLTVHGVLHLLGYDHAEPDEEKEMFALQNRLLAEWYRDQEKLYHRNRQGEKDRYLLDRSNEFHNQSDGL; via the coding sequence GTGACCATCGAAGTGTCCAACGAATCCGGCGTCGACGTCAGCGAGGAGGAGCTGATCAGCGTCGCCCGGTTCGTCATCGCGGCGATGGAGGTCAACCCCGGCGCGGAACTGTCGATGATCCTGCTCGACTCCGAGGCGATGGCCGATCTGCACCTGCGCTGGATGGACCTGCCCGGTCCCACCGACGTGATGAGCTTCCCGATGGACGAGCTGGAGCCCGGCGGTCGCCCGGACGCCGGTGAGCCCGGCCCGGCGATGCTCGGCGACATCGTGCTGTGCCCGCCGTTCGCCGCCGAACAGGCCAAGGCCGCCGGACATCCGCTGGCCCACGAACTCGCCCTGCTCACCGTGCACGGCGTGCTGCATCTGCTCGGCTACGACCACGCCGAGCCGGATGAGGAGAAGGAGATGTTCGCCCTGCAGAACCGGCTGCTGGCCGAGTGGTACCGCGATCAGGAGAAGCTGTATCACCGCAACCGCCAGGGCGAGAAGGACCGCTACCTGCTGGACCGGTCCAACGAGTTCCACAACCAGTCCGACGGCCTGTGA
- a CDS encoding HNH endonuclease signature motif containing protein, with protein MSSTTVPGEGIPGCGLPEPGVARLVGRLADRGTVAAALGRLEAAASDFDALNLDALTEADVLAVAERLEAMTRSHAVTDHRVMGRLARLSPREFGAKSVVELLATRLRISRRAVHTRLRAAALLSPQLTVTGPALPPKLPATAAGVADGRISGEHVTVIADFMARLPQRVDPELRAEVEAELAGYATDATPEDLRTLALRLASMIDTDGPLDDEDRARRRGIVIGPQGVDGMSKLTGWVTPQWRATVEVICAKLGAPGMCDPTPKDPCVEGTPSAEQIDGDKRSVEQRTHDALLAAARAVLASGSLGKLNGLPATIVITTTLQDLTDATGVGITAGGTVLPMSDVIREAREAYHYLTVFDRHTNIPLYLGRTRRTASPGQRIVLYARDLGCTFPTCTTPGYRCEIHHCDPWRGVGQTNVDAMAQTCPGHHRMTEGHPNTRWTVRLRKDGLVEWVPPPKLDTDGPRVNNYHHPVRLLTRYHHRPRTTGTLRS; from the coding sequence ATGAGTTCGACGACGGTTCCCGGGGAGGGGATTCCCGGATGTGGGCTCCCGGAGCCGGGGGTGGCCCGGCTGGTGGGCCGGCTGGCGGATCGCGGGACCGTGGCCGCCGCTCTGGGCCGGCTGGAGGCCGCCGCCTCCGACTTCGACGCGTTGAACCTCGACGCACTGACCGAGGCCGATGTGCTGGCCGTCGCCGAGCGTTTAGAAGCCATGACCCGCTCCCATGCGGTCACCGATCACCGAGTCATGGGCCGCCTGGCCCGGCTCAGCCCGCGAGAGTTCGGCGCCAAAAGTGTGGTGGAGCTGCTCGCGACCCGTTTGCGGATCAGCCGCCGCGCCGTCCACACCCGGCTGCGCGCCGCGGCCCTACTGTCCCCGCAGCTCACCGTCACCGGCCCGGCGTTGCCGCCGAAACTGCCCGCAACCGCGGCCGGGGTCGCCGACGGGCGCATCAGCGGCGAACACGTCACCGTCATCGCCGACTTCATGGCCAGATTGCCCCAGCGCGTCGACCCGGAACTGCGCGCCGAGGTGGAAGCCGAGCTCGCCGGATACGCCACCGACGCCACCCCCGAAGACCTGCGCACCCTGGCGTTGCGGTTGGCGTCGATGATCGACACCGACGGGCCCCTCGATGACGAAGACCGGGCGCGGCGGCGCGGTATCGTCATCGGCCCCCAAGGCGTCGACGGGATGAGCAAACTCACCGGCTGGGTCACCCCGCAGTGGCGGGCCACCGTCGAAGTGATCTGCGCCAAACTCGGCGCCCCCGGCATGTGCGACCCCACCCCGAAGGATCCCTGCGTTGAGGGGACCCCGTCGGCCGAACAGATCGATGGTGACAAACGCAGTGTGGAGCAGCGCACCCACGACGCGCTACTGGCCGCCGCACGTGCCGTCCTCGCCTCCGGCAGCCTCGGCAAACTCAACGGCCTACCGGCGACCATCGTCATCACCACCACCCTGCAAGATTTGACCGACGCGACCGGAGTGGGCATCACCGCCGGGGGCACCGTCCTGCCCATGTCGGATGTGATCCGCGAAGCCCGCGAGGCCTATCACTACCTCACGGTGTTCGACCGCCACACCAACATCCCCCTGTACCTGGGACGCACCCGGCGCACCGCGAGTCCGGGGCAGCGGATCGTGCTCTACGCCCGCGATCTGGGGTGCACGTTCCCCACCTGCACCACTCCCGGGTACCGGTGCGAGATCCACCACTGCGACCCCTGGCGCGGTGTGGGACAGACCAACGTCGATGCCATGGCCCAAACCTGTCCGGGCCATCACCGGATGACCGAAGGCCACCCCAACACCCGCTGGACCGTCCGCCTGCGCAAAGACGGCCTCGTCGAATGGGTCCCACCCCCCAAACTCGACACCGACGGACCGCGGGTCAACAACTACCACCACCCGGTGCGCCTACTCACCCGCTACCACCACCGACCCAGAACCACCGGAACACTACGCAGCTAG
- the hrcA gene encoding heat-inducible transcriptional repressor HrcA: protein MSSADDRRFGVLRAIVADFVATREPIGSKTLVERHNLGVSSATVRNDMAVLEAEGYITQPHTSSGRIPTEKGYREFVDRLDGVKPMSAPERRAILDFLDSGVDLDDVLRRAVRLLAQLTRQVAVVQYPTLSASTVRHLEVVALTPARLLLVVITDSGRVDQRIVELGNPLDEHQLAQLRDLLGKALDGKSLSAASIAVADLAGQLVGGDRNQPMGAGNPLADAIGRAATVLVETLVEHREERLLTGGTANLTHNTADFGGSLRTVLEALEEQVVVLKLLAAQQEAGKVTVRIGHETEVAAGAGEMAGTSVVTTTYGTMDTVYGGMGVLGPTRMDYPGTISSVAAVALYIGEVLGSR, encoded by the coding sequence GTGAGCAGCGCCGACGACCGCCGTTTCGGGGTGCTGCGGGCCATCGTGGCCGACTTCGTCGCGACCCGCGAACCGATCGGCTCGAAAACCCTCGTCGAACGCCACAACCTGGGTGTCTCCAGCGCCACCGTCCGCAACGACATGGCCGTGCTGGAGGCCGAGGGCTACATCACCCAGCCGCACACCAGCTCCGGGCGCATCCCCACCGAGAAGGGCTACCGAGAATTCGTCGACCGGCTCGATGGCGTCAAACCCATGTCGGCCCCAGAGCGCCGCGCGATCCTGGACTTCCTCGACTCCGGCGTTGACCTCGACGACGTGCTGCGCCGGGCGGTGCGACTGCTGGCGCAGCTGACCCGCCAGGTCGCCGTCGTGCAGTACCCGACGCTGTCGGCGTCCACGGTGCGCCACCTGGAGGTCGTCGCGCTCACCCCGGCCCGGCTGCTGCTGGTGGTCATCACCGACTCCGGCCGGGTCGATCAGCGCATCGTGGAGCTCGGCAACCCCCTCGACGAGCATCAACTGGCCCAGCTGCGGGATCTGCTGGGCAAGGCACTGGACGGCAAGAGTCTCTCGGCCGCGTCGATCGCGGTGGCGGACCTGGCCGGCCAGCTGGTCGGCGGGGACCGCAACCAGCCGATGGGCGCCGGCAATCCGCTGGCCGACGCGATCGGCCGGGCCGCGACCGTGCTGGTGGAGACCCTGGTCGAGCATCGCGAGGAGCGGCTGCTGACCGGCGGGACCGCCAACCTCACGCACAACACCGCCGATTTCGGCGGCTCGCTGCGCACCGTGCTGGAGGCGCTGGAGGAGCAGGTGGTGGTGCTCAAGCTGCTGGCCGCGCAGCAGGAGGCCGGTAAGGTGACCGTGCGCATCGGCCACGAGACGGAGGTGGCCGCCGGGGCCGGGGAGATGGCCGGGACCTCGGTGGTTACCACTACATACGGCACAATGGATACCGTCTACGGCGGCATGGGCGTGCTTGGACCGACCCGGATGGATTATCCGGGAACCATTTCCAGCGTCGCCGCTGTTGCGTTGTATATCGGAGAGGTGCTGGGCAGCCGCTGA
- the dnaJ gene encoding molecular chaperone DnaJ, producing the protein MARDYYGLLGVAQGATDAELKRAYRKLARELHPDVNPDQQAQIRFQEISVAYEVLTDPEKRRIVDLGGDPMETGMGGGGAGFGGFGGLGDVFEAFFGGGGGSRGPVGRVRPGSDSLLRLRLDLTECATGVTKQVTVDTAILCDGCQGRGTHGDSRPSTCDTCGGRGEVQTLQRSLLGQVMTSRPCPTCRGVGEVILDPCHNCGGDGRVRARRDISVKIPAGVGEGMRVRLAAQGEVGPGGGPAGDLYVEVHEKPHELFERDGDDLHCSIDVPMVDAALGTSVSIDVILDGPTELTVPAGTQPETVVTLRGRGMPHLRSGARGDLHAHVNVVVPTRLDARDTELLGQLRANRQHERSEVTATRSAAAHNGGGIFSRLRETFTGR; encoded by the coding sequence GTGGCTCGGGATTACTACGGTCTGCTCGGCGTCGCCCAAGGCGCCACCGACGCGGAGCTCAAGCGCGCCTACCGGAAACTGGCCCGCGAATTGCACCCTGACGTCAACCCCGACCAGCAGGCGCAGATCCGGTTCCAGGAGATTTCGGTCGCCTATGAGGTGCTGACCGACCCGGAGAAGCGCCGCATCGTCGACCTGGGCGGCGACCCGATGGAAACCGGCATGGGCGGCGGCGGTGCCGGCTTCGGCGGGTTCGGCGGCCTCGGTGACGTCTTCGAGGCGTTCTTCGGCGGTGGCGGCGGCTCCCGCGGACCCGTCGGGCGGGTCCGGCCCGGATCGGATTCGCTGCTGCGACTGCGCCTCGACCTGACCGAATGCGCCACCGGCGTCACCAAGCAGGTCACCGTCGACACCGCGATCCTGTGCGACGGCTGCCAGGGCCGCGGCACCCACGGCGACTCCCGGCCGAGCACCTGCGACACCTGCGGTGGCCGCGGCGAGGTGCAGACCCTGCAGCGTTCCCTGCTCGGCCAGGTGATGACGTCCCGGCCGTGCCCCACCTGCCGCGGCGTCGGCGAGGTCATTCTCGATCCGTGCCACAACTGCGGTGGCGACGGCCGGGTCCGGGCCCGCCGCGACATCAGCGTCAAGATCCCGGCCGGTGTCGGCGAGGGCATGCGGGTGCGGCTGGCCGCCCAGGGCGAGGTCGGCCCCGGCGGCGGACCGGCCGGTGACCTGTACGTCGAGGTGCACGAAAAGCCGCACGAGCTGTTCGAGCGCGACGGCGACGACCTGCACTGCAGCATCGACGTCCCGATGGTCGACGCCGCGCTGGGCACCAGCGTCAGCATCGACGTGATCCTCGACGGCCCCACCGAGCTGACCGTGCCCGCCGGCACCCAGCCGGAGACCGTCGTCACCCTGCGCGGCCGCGGCATGCCGCACCTGCGTTCCGGGGCCCGCGGTGACCTGCACGCGCACGTCAACGTGGTGGTGCCGACCCGGCTCGACGCCCGCGACACCGAACTGCTGGGCCAACTGCGCGCCAACCGGCAACACGAACGCAGCGAGGTCACCGCGACCCGCTCGGCGGCCGCCCACAACGGCGGCGGCATCTTCAGCCGACTCCGCGAGACCTTCACCGGCCGCTGA
- a CDS encoding 16S rRNA (uracil(1498)-N(3))-methyltransferase yields the protein MSKPLFYVDALPAVGARVLLDGDEGFHAASVRRLRVGEAIVLSDGAGEVADCEVIDVAKKELTAQVQTRATVPAPTPPVTVVQAIPKSERSELAVELATEAGADAFCAWQAARCVARWDGPRAEKGLRRWSAVIRSAARQSRRAHIPPVDGVIDTAELARRIADAAPGTLTLVLHEDAVVALATLEPAAASSITLIIGPEGGIGDDELSALTAVGAHPVRLGPTVLRTSTAAAVALGALGVLTPRWA from the coding sequence GTGTCCAAGCCGCTGTTCTATGTCGACGCGCTGCCCGCGGTCGGCGCCCGGGTACTGCTCGACGGCGACGAGGGCTTCCACGCCGCCTCGGTACGCCGGCTGCGGGTGGGCGAAGCGATCGTGCTGAGCGACGGCGCGGGTGAGGTCGCCGACTGCGAGGTCATCGACGTCGCCAAGAAGGAACTGACCGCACAGGTGCAGACCCGGGCCACCGTTCCGGCCCCGACGCCACCGGTCACTGTCGTGCAGGCCATCCCCAAATCCGAGCGCTCCGAGCTGGCCGTCGAGCTGGCCACCGAGGCCGGCGCCGACGCCTTCTGCGCCTGGCAGGCCGCGCGCTGCGTGGCCCGCTGGGACGGCCCGCGGGCCGAGAAGGGGCTGCGCCGCTGGTCGGCGGTCATCCGCTCGGCCGCCCGGCAGTCCCGCCGCGCACACATCCCGCCGGTCGACGGCGTCATCGACACCGCCGAACTGGCCCGCCGCATCGCCGACGCCGCCCCGGGCACCCTGACGCTGGTACTGCACGAGGACGCCGTCGTTGCGCTGGCGACGCTGGAGCCCGCCGCCGCGTCGTCGATCACGCTGATCATCGGCCCGGAGGGTGGCATCGGCGACGACGAGCTGTCCGCCCTCACCGCCGTCGGCGCGCACCCGGTGCGGCTGGGCCCCACCGTGCTGCGCACGTCCACCGCCGCCGCCGTCGCACTGGGCGCCCTGGGGGTGCTGACCCCGCGGTGGGCCTGA
- a CDS encoding hemolysin family protein, with the protein MSGPAALVGAIALVALGGLFSALDAAIGTVSIARVSEMVREERPGAVRLSAVIAERPRYVSLVVLLRIVCETTATVLLVAYLSAHMSLGWALVVAAAIMVVTSFVLIGVGPRTVGRQNAYSISLMSAAVLQAISVLLMPISRLLILIGNALTPGRGFRNGPFASEIELREVVELAGQRGVVADEERRMIQSVFELGDTVAREVMVPRTEMVWIEHDKHAGQATSLAVRSGHSRIPVIGDNVDDVLGVVYLKDLVRRTYTSTTGGRDTQVSQVMRPAVFVPDTKPLDDLLAEMQRTRNHMALLVDEYGAIAGLVTIEDVLEEIVGEIADEYDDAEIAPIHELGDGRYRVSARLPIDDLAELYGIEFDEDQSETVDTVGGLLALELGRVPLPGSEVTAHGLRLRAEGGRDQRGRMRVNTVLVEPGVEAS; encoded by the coding sequence GTGAGCGGACCGGCCGCGCTGGTCGGCGCGATCGCCCTGGTTGCGCTCGGCGGACTGTTCTCGGCGCTGGACGCGGCGATCGGCACGGTGTCGATCGCGCGGGTGTCGGAGATGGTGCGCGAGGAGCGGCCCGGCGCCGTGCGGCTCTCGGCGGTGATCGCCGAACGGCCCCGCTACGTCAGCCTGGTGGTGCTGCTGCGCATCGTCTGCGAGACCACCGCGACGGTGCTGCTGGTCGCCTACCTCAGCGCGCATATGAGCCTGGGCTGGGCGCTGGTGGTCGCCGCGGCCATCATGGTGGTCACCAGTTTCGTCCTCATCGGCGTCGGGCCGCGGACCGTCGGTCGGCAGAACGCCTACTCCATCTCGCTGATGTCCGCCGCTGTGCTGCAGGCGATTTCGGTGCTGCTGATGCCGATCAGCCGGTTGCTGATCCTGATCGGCAACGCGCTGACACCCGGTCGCGGGTTCCGCAACGGACCGTTCGCCTCGGAAATCGAACTGCGCGAGGTCGTCGAGCTGGCCGGCCAACGCGGCGTCGTCGCCGACGAGGAACGCCGGATGATCCAGTCGGTGTTCGAACTGGGGGACACCGTCGCTCGCGAGGTCATGGTGCCGCGGACCGAGATGGTCTGGATCGAGCACGACAAGCACGCCGGGCAGGCCACCTCGCTGGCCGTGCGCAGCGGACACTCCCGCATCCCGGTGATCGGCGACAACGTCGATGACGTGCTCGGCGTCGTCTACCTCAAGGACCTGGTGCGCCGCACCTACACCTCGACGACGGGCGGCCGCGACACCCAGGTGTCCCAGGTGATGCGCCCGGCCGTGTTCGTCCCGGACACCAAACCGCTGGATGACCTGCTCGCCGAGATGCAGCGCACCCGCAATCACATGGCGCTGCTGGTCGACGAGTACGGCGCCATCGCCGGGCTGGTGACCATCGAGGACGTGTTGGAGGAGATCGTCGGGGAGATCGCCGACGAGTACGACGACGCGGAGATCGCCCCGATCCACGAGCTCGGCGACGGGCGGTACCGGGTGTCGGCGCGGTTGCCGATCGACGACCTCGCCGAGCTCTACGGCATCGAGTTTGACGAGGACCAGTCCGAGACCGTCGACACCGTCGGCGGGTTGCTGGCCCTCGAGCTGGGCCGGGTGCCGTTGCCCGGTTCGGAGGTGACCGCGCACGGTCTTCGGCTGCGCGCCGAGGGCGGGCGTGATCAGCGCGGCCGGATGCGGGTCAACACCGTGCTGGTCGAACCTGGTGTGGAGGCATCGTGA
- a CDS encoding MbtH family protein, with translation MSTNPFDDENGTFYVLVNDEEQHSLWPSFAEVPAGWTIAVGPAPRTDCLAYVEANWADIRPRSLREALAN, from the coding sequence ATGAGCACCAATCCGTTCGATGACGAGAACGGCACCTTCTACGTCCTGGTCAACGACGAGGAGCAGCACAGCCTGTGGCCGTCGTTCGCCGAGGTCCCCGCGGGCTGGACGATCGCCGTCGGCCCGGCGCCCCGCACCGACTGCCTGGCCTACGTCGAGGCGAACTGGGCCGATATCCGCCCGCGCAGCCTGCGTGAGGCGCTGGCGAACTAG
- a CDS encoding AMP-binding protein, with the protein MADDDDHGQLYAEFDGPDLDPQRLTRAAAALTARHPQLRVGETAGDPSIPVDDLRERPDTDAERELTAIREAGTAAGLGTSPLRLGLTRLPGGRARLHVHLDLHDADLPSLGILMADLASAYTGAETPELNVTVEQYRRAVPPPDDATVSRDRAWWRERLPGLAPAPGLPTLPRWEQTDPRRITRRSRRLGDAVRDGLYRAAHQHGVSVPAAAASVLTSSLAAWSSRSPMLLALMIFDRRPVHAQVGWLVGDFSSVLPVQVDPGAAVTAVDCARAVTAAVGEAAAHAGYPGRAVLEELAVHREKAAPVAFTGLLGAGDFFTPAVTATFGEPVWLTTRIPGVDLDVQVIEVGGELLVNWSVREDVFRPGAMDAMFAHYVDELVRLADTTADVDPWTVAASSVVPEGQFSIRAALNAATSVPSGKRLHDGLFRAAQVQPSAIAVIAATGQISYLGLARRALAVASALTRRGVGRGDIVSVTGDGIDYIAALLGTLAAGAAFLPVTDPADLPVQPALVLSAAAEPVTGALSVADAVAEGHRAEPVDGDPGDRAAILFTAGSHRAVELTHDALMNTVEFAARHFGLSPADRVLAVSPSATAWTILDVFATLATGGTVVVVDEARRRDPAAWARLVAAYGVTVLNAAPGAVRQLIEAGAGRLGSLRVVVTGSDPIHVDLATAVRREAPQTRFIGLGGSTETALAACFCEPAIIPSYWTGLPYGRPLPNTACRVVTADGADCPDWVVGELLISGRGLAQGYSGDPELTALRFTDDNGGRWFRTGDRARYWPNGTLEVVGRAGNEAVIGDRRVNLDEVTTAVHRIRGVAGAVVLALPGDDGGVLAALVQVDDPEMTEERLARAMSGLLPVHQVPTVIRLTGRLPYTAEGRVDRVAAGAVLTGEADDRPAETDAVEPVGGGADAALPPLAPMATRPDNFSQDS; encoded by the coding sequence ATGGCCGACGACGACGATCACGGACAGCTCTACGCCGAATTCGACGGCCCGGACCTCGACCCGCAGCGCCTGACGCGAGCCGCGGCGGCCCTGACCGCACGGCACCCGCAGCTGCGCGTCGGCGAGACCGCCGGTGACCCGTCGATCCCGGTCGACGACCTTCGCGAGCGTCCGGACACCGACGCCGAGCGGGAACTGACCGCCATCCGCGAAGCCGGCACGGCCGCCGGGCTCGGGACCAGCCCGCTGCGGCTGGGCCTGACCCGACTGCCGGGCGGGCGCGCCCGGCTGCACGTCCACCTGGACCTGCACGACGCCGACCTGCCGAGCCTCGGCATCCTGATGGCGGACCTGGCCTCGGCCTACACCGGCGCCGAGACTCCAGAGCTGAACGTCACCGTCGAGCAGTACCGGCGGGCCGTCCCGCCGCCCGACGACGCCACGGTGTCCCGCGACCGCGCGTGGTGGCGGGAGCGGTTGCCGGGACTGGCCCCGGCGCCGGGACTGCCGACATTGCCCCGCTGGGAACAGACCGACCCCCGTCGCATCACCCGTCGTTCCCGACGACTGGGCGACGCCGTCCGCGACGGCCTGTACCGCGCGGCGCACCAGCACGGCGTCAGCGTCCCGGCCGCCGCCGCATCCGTGTTGACCTCGTCGCTGGCCGCCTGGTCGTCGCGATCACCGATGCTGCTGGCCCTGATGATCTTCGACCGTCGCCCCGTGCACGCCCAAGTCGGTTGGCTGGTCGGCGATTTCAGCTCGGTGCTGCCGGTGCAGGTGGATCCGGGCGCGGCCGTCACCGCAGTCGACTGCGCCCGCGCGGTGACCGCCGCCGTCGGCGAGGCCGCCGCGCACGCCGGCTACCCCGGCCGCGCGGTGCTCGAGGAGCTGGCCGTGCACCGGGAAAAGGCAGCCCCGGTCGCGTTCACCGGCCTGCTCGGCGCCGGTGACTTCTTCACCCCCGCGGTCACCGCGACGTTCGGCGAGCCGGTCTGGCTGACCACCCGGATACCCGGGGTGGACCTGGACGTCCAGGTCATCGAGGTCGGCGGTGAGCTGCTGGTGAACTGGAGCGTGCGCGAAGACGTCTTCCGCCCGGGCGCCATGGACGCGATGTTCGCGCACTATGTCGACGAACTGGTGCGACTGGCCGACACCACCGCTGACGTCGACCCGTGGACCGTCGCGGCCAGCTCGGTGGTGCCCGAGGGCCAGTTCTCCATCCGCGCCGCACTGAACGCCGCGACCTCGGTGCCGAGCGGAAAACGCCTGCACGACGGTCTTTTCCGTGCCGCGCAGGTGCAGCCGAGCGCCATTGCGGTGATCGCGGCCACCGGCCAGATCAGCTACCTCGGCCTGGCCCGGCGGGCATTGGCGGTCGCGTCGGCGCTGACCCGGCGCGGGGTGGGCCGCGGTGACATCGTCTCGGTCACCGGCGACGGCATCGACTACATCGCCGCGCTGCTGGGCACACTGGCCGCCGGGGCCGCCTTCCTGCCGGTCACCGATCCGGCCGACCTGCCGGTGCAGCCGGCGCTGGTGTTGTCCGCGGCGGCCGAACCCGTCACCGGCGCGCTGTCGGTGGCCGACGCGGTCGCCGAGGGTCACCGCGCCGAGCCGGTGGACGGCGATCCGGGCGACCGGGCGGCGATCCTGTTCACTGCCGGATCGCACCGGGCCGTCGAGCTGACCCACGACGCGCTGATGAACACCGTCGAATTCGCGGCCCGCCACTTCGGTTTGAGCCCCGCCGACCGGGTCCTGGCCGTGTCGCCGTCGGCCACCGCCTGGACGATCCTCGACGTGTTCGCCACCCTGGCCACCGGCGGAACCGTGGTCGTCGTCGACGAGGCGCGCCGGCGCGACCCGGCGGCGTGGGCCCGGCTGGTGGCCGCCTACGGCGTCACCGTGCTCAACGCCGCCCCCGGCGCCGTGCGGCAACTCATCGAGGCGGGGGCCGGGCGGCTCGGGTCGCTGCGGGTGGTGGTCACCGGCTCCGATCCGATCCACGTCGACCTGGCCACCGCGGTGCGCCGGGAGGCTCCGCAGACCCGATTCATCGGCCTGGGCGGCTCGACCGAGACGGCGCTGGCCGCCTGCTTCTGCGAACCGGCGATCATCCCGTCGTACTGGACCGGGCTGCCCTACGGGAGGCCGCTGCCCAACACCGCCTGCCGGGTGGTCACCGCCGACGGCGCCGACTGCCCGGACTGGGTGGTCGGGGAGCTGCTGATCAGTGGGCGAGGACTGGCGCAGGGCTACTCCGGGGACCCGGAGCTGACCGCCCTGCGATTCACCGACGACAACGGCGGCCGGTGGTTCCGCACCGGCGACCGGGCCCGGTACTGGCCGAACGGCACGCTGGAAGTCGTCGGCCGGGCCGGGAACGAGGCGGTGATCGGTGACCGGCGGGTGAATCTCGACGAGGTGACCACAGCCGTGCACCGCATCCGTGGGGTCGCCGGCGCGGTCGTGCTCGCGTTGCCCGGCGACGACGGCGGCGTGCTGGCCGCGCTGGTGCAGGTCGACGACCCGGAGATGACCGAGGAGCGGCTGGCCCGGGCGATGTCCGGGCTGCTGCCGGTACACCAGGTTCCCACGGTGATCCGGCTGACCGGCCGGCTGCCGTATACCGCCGAGGGCCGGGTGGACCGGGTCGCCGCGGGGGCGGTGCTGACCGGGGAGGCCGACGATCGCCCGGCCGAAACGGACGCTGTCGAGCCCGTTGGCGGCGGCGCTGACGCAGCCCTTCCGCCGCTGGCGCCGATGGCGACCCGCCCCGATAATTTCTCACAGGATTCTTAG
- a CDS encoding type II toxin-antitoxin system VapB family antitoxin, translating into MIFKGVREGKPYPPHQLQHRDWAKIPPRQIRLDELVTTTTVLALDRLLSEDSTFYGDLFPHAVKWKGVVYLEDGLHRAVRAALRNRTVLHARVFDMDTGLIPPAGPPSGPPSIVRG; encoded by the coding sequence ATGATCTTCAAGGGTGTCCGGGAGGGCAAGCCGTATCCCCCACACCAACTACAGCATCGGGACTGGGCGAAGATCCCCCCTCGACAGATCCGGCTCGATGAGCTGGTGACCACGACGACGGTGCTGGCCCTGGACCGCCTGCTGTCGGAGGACTCGACGTTCTACGGCGACCTCTTCCCGCACGCGGTGAAGTGGAAGGGCGTGGTGTATCTGGAGGACGGTCTGCACCGCGCGGTGCGGGCCGCCCTGCGCAATCGGACTGTGCTGCACGCCCGGGTGTTCGACATGGACACCGGCCTGATCCCGCCGGCCGGGCCGCCGTCGGGGCCGCCGAGCATCGTCCGCGGCTGA
- a CDS encoding PhoH family protein has protein sequence MTPRDPAPGNSVRSTIEVPSDLVVALLGSADENLRVLEQALTADLHVRGNTVTVTGAPADVALADRVLSELIALVAAGHALTPDSVRRSVGMMTDSGVASPAEVLSLDILSRRGKTIRPKTLNQKHYVDAIDKNTIVFAIGPAGTGKTYLAMAKAVNALRTKQVTRIILTRPAVEAGERLGFLPGTMADKIDPYLRPLYDALHDMMDAEAIPKLMAAGVIEVAPLAFMRGRTLNDAFVILDEAQNTTAEQMKMFLTRLGFGSRIVVTGDITQVDLPGGARSGLAAAVDILDGIDDIHFAQLTSADVVRHRLVSDIVDAYARAEGPANREQRRRPSRGPREVRP, from the coding sequence GTGACCCCCCGCGATCCCGCGCCCGGCAACTCGGTGCGCAGCACCATCGAAGTCCCCTCCGACCTTGTCGTCGCGCTGCTTGGTTCCGCCGACGAGAACCTGCGGGTGCTGGAGCAGGCCCTCACCGCCGATCTGCACGTCCGTGGCAACACCGTCACCGTCACCGGCGCACCCGCCGACGTCGCGCTGGCCGACCGGGTACTCAGCGAACTCATCGCCCTGGTCGCCGCCGGGCACGCGCTGACCCCGGACAGCGTGCGCCGCAGCGTCGGCATGATGACCGACTCCGGCGTCGCCTCGCCGGCCGAGGTGCTCAGCCTGGACATCCTGAGCCGTCGCGGCAAGACCATCCGGCCCAAGACGCTGAACCAGAAGCATTACGTCGACGCCATCGACAAGAACACCATCGTGTTCGCCATCGGCCCGGCCGGCACCGGCAAGACCTATCTGGCGATGGCCAAGGCCGTCAACGCACTGCGCACCAAGCAGGTCACCAGGATCATCCTCACCCGCCCGGCGGTGGAAGCCGGCGAGCGGCTGGGCTTCCTGCCCGGCACGATGGCCGACAAGATCGACCCCTATCTGCGGCCGCTGTACGACGCCCTGCACGACATGATGGACGCCGAGGCGATCCCGAAGCTGATGGCCGCCGGGGTGATCGAGGTGGCGCCGCTGGCATTTATGCGCGGCCGGACCCTCAATGACGCATTCGTCATCCTCGATGAGGCGCAGAACACCACCGCCGAGCAGATGAAGATGTTCCTCACCCGGCTGGGCTTCGGCTCCCGGATCGTCGTCACCGGCGACATCACCCAGGTGGACCTGCCCGGCGGGGCACGTTCGGGGCTGGCCGCCGCGGTGGATATTCTCGACGGCATCGACGACATTCATTTCGCCCAGTTGACCAGCGCCGACGTGGTCCGCCACCGGCTGGTGTCCGACATCGTCGACGCGTACGCGCGTGCCGAGGGGCCGGCCAACCGGGAGCAGCGACGGCGACCGTCGCGGGGACCGCGGGAGGTCCGGCCGTGA